The Raphanus sativus cultivar WK10039 chromosome 2, ASM80110v3, whole genome shotgun sequence DNA segment aaaaacaaaatgccACCCCTACCTCTCTCAGCCAtctcaaacaaacaaacaatgtCCAAACTTATGAACAACAAACACaatctaaacaaaactaaacccgTCAACGAACCATATATtaccatcaccatcatcataaACATTGTCCTTGTCTGTAGACATTAAATAccaagaaagaaaggaaaaagaacAACAGCCTCTCTTTGTCCTCAATCAATGGCTGCTGTTCTGATTCCCAgtttcatcctcctcctcctcctcatgtGTTTCTTGATCTCCCCTTCTTTGCAGCACGTAAGCGAGTCTGAACCCCTTGTGAGGTTCAAAAACTCGGTGAAGATAACCAAAGGAGACCTAAATTCATGGAGAATAGGAACAGATCCTTGCAGTGGAAAATGGTTTGGCATCTATTGCCACAAGGGTCTAACAGTCTCAGGGATTCACGTCACACATCTAGGTCTCTCAGGACCTATTAAAATCGATGACCTAAAGGCTCTCCCAAATCTTAAGACCATTAGGCTTGACAACAACCTCCTCTCTGGTCCTCTCCCAAACTTCTCCGTACTCCGCGGCCTAAAATCTCTCATGCTCTCCAACAACAGCTTCTCCGGGGAGATCCCTCAAGATTTCTTCAAGGACTTGACAAGGCTCAAGCGTCTGTTTCTTGACCACAACAAGTTCGTGGGAAACATCCCTTCCTCCCTTATGCAGCTCCCTAATATCGAGGAGATTCACCTGCAAGATAACCAGTTCACTGGAGAGATACCTCCACTGACGGACAAGAACAAGAACCTGAAGATCCTCGACTTATCAAACAACTTACTCGAAGGAGAGGTCCCTGAGAGCATCTCAAATAGGAAAACTCTCACCGCAAGACTCAAAGGGAACGAGTACTTGTGCGGGAGGTTATTGGACATTGAATGTGAAGCTATTGACGTAACTACAACCGGCCCAATCGGACCCCTGCCACCAACCGTTAGCCCGGCAACAAACCCGATAAGTAGCACTGTGTTCGCGATCCTGCTCGTCCTAACGTTTCTTTTGACGTTCTTTATCGTTGTGGGGATTATAAAGAAgcgaaacaaaaagaaaagcgACCAGTTTCGTATGCTTGACAAAGAACGTCTAAGCGACCTAGATGCCTTGCAAGTCAAGGTACACCAATCCACAACTGTAAATAGGTCTACGGAATCGAGCGGTAACCTCGGTGGAAACATGGACGGTGGTTCGACCAAGAAAGGTGGAGAAGTAGGTGGAGGGATGAGTGACATCGTGATGGTGAATAACGAGAAGGGCTCGTTTGGTTTGCCTCATCTGATGAAGGCTGCAGCCGAGGTGCTGGGAAACGGTAGCCTTGGGTCGGCTTACATGGCGGTGATGGCTAATGGATTATCTGTTGTGGTGAAGAGGATTAGGGATATGAATAAACTCGCACCTGAACCTTTCGATGTTGAGATGAGGCGGTTGGGGAAACTCCGACACCCTAACGTCCTTACACCTCTAGCTTATCATTACCGTCGCGAAGAGAAGCTTGTCGTGTCTGAATACATGCCTAATAGCAGCTTGCTTTACGTTTTACACGGTAATCCTCATGCAATTATGCTTTTTCTTTAATCGGGATAAGTCTTTTATTTGTGTGAATAGTCTACTACTTAAATTCGAAGAaagcaagaaaacaaaaaaaaaatatagacaaGCATCCGCGTAGGGTTTTCTTATTAGTGATATGATACGTTACAACTTTTAGACTggtatttataagttttaaatttgattttatattaattttgatcGAGAATAGGTTTCTTAAACCGAATGAATACCAAAATTTAACTGATAAAACATTTTAGCCTAGTGGATAGAACTCAACGAACCTAATTGAATATCTtggtttttttctctctatagGTGATAGTGGAGAATATCATTCGGAGCTAACTTGGGAAACAAGATTAAAGATCATCAAAGGAGTGGCGCAAGGGATGCAGTACTTGCACCAGGAGTTTGCGTCATACGAGCTGCCACACGGTAACCTTAAATCCAGCAACGTTCTGCTCAACGAGACCTACAAACCAGTGATCAGTGACTACGCATTCTTACCGTTTCTCGAACCAAACAACGCATCTCAGACATTGTTCGCTTACAAGACACCAGAGTTTGCGCAGAACCAACAAGTTTCTCATAAGTCAGACGTCTACTGCCTCGGAATTATAATTCTTGAGATCTTGACTGGGAAATTTCCTTCTCAATACGGCAAAGGCGGGACGGATATAGTTCAATGGGTACAATCTTCGATGGCAGAGCGGAAAGAAGAAGAACTTATCGATCCAGAGATAGTAAAGGGTACTGATTCGATGCAACAGATGCTGGAATTGTTGCGGGTTGGGGCTGCTTGTATTGCACGTAATCCAGATGAGAGATTAGACATGAGGGAAATCGTTAGAAGAATAGAACAAGTGAAAACATGATGATGAGATGCTTAAAAGTAACCTTATTACCTCAAAAGTATATATCCATATATAATACgaatatttcttttaacaactTAATTACtgcttaatttttaaataaaattaaaaagtaattcAATTGTAGTATGACAAATGTAATGAGTTTCTCACAaattttttattgaatatttgaGATAATCATCATTTCACATTTCTACgctctctttcttttaatttttcacATATTTTTAGTTGATATATTGTTAAGAACTGTGTTTCAAAAAAGGTAAATAATATTGTTAGGAACTTTTTAAGAAATCttcattgaatttttttttggcaagCTCTTATGAAGGTTTCTCTACGAAATCTTCGCTAAAAATACAGTAAAAAGCTAAAATAGatagatttaaaatattacCCTACACAAATTTGGTGTAATACTATTCACTCTACACAAATTTGGTATAGTGTCATTTTTggtatttcattttatattaaatttggtgttttgatcTCCCATTAGAATTGGCTTTAGTGAGCATCATAGCCCCAAAagcttaaatattttagataggACCTCTGTTTAAAAACGCGAACGTAGTGTCGATTAGTAGCGTTGGATTGTGGGTCAATCCGTCCACTTGATCCGCTAACCTACGGATcgaattaattttttattcaaaaatttgaCATGTATTACCTACAAAAGAAAAACCCATGTATATATGTCCGCTACACCCAAATTTGCGGATAACCTCGGAGTCTGTGGATAATATAAATtctaacaaaataattatttatttatatatatttttacaaaatattttttattaacttttttatataCAGTAAGAACTAATGCGGTTTTGTGTCAGAGTTTGTATTGAACTCTTTCTCATTAAGCTTAAATTGTATCACTATATATAGTATCATGTATTATGTACACGTATACAAGATTATATACAGTTTCAATAATACGCTAATACACATGTTCCAAGCGTGGAGTGGAAGCAGTGGAGAAGAGGCTTGATATCGACATACGGTTGAGAAGAGAGTAAAAGGGACCAGGATAAAGTTCCTTCGTTTGAATATCAGCATGTTGGTTTGTAGTCGGCACATGAAGAACCTTGAGGAAGCCAAGCTTAACCTGATCTCGCGTGGTGTGACAGTCAACTTCCACATGTTTAGTACGCTCGTGGAAATAAGGTTCATCGAAATGTGGAGAGCTGATTTGCTATCACAGAAGAGCTTAGCAGGAGAGGAGACACAAACGCGCAAGGCAGTAAGCAGTTGTAGAAGCCAAAGAAGTTCACAAGTTGCTAATGCCATGCCTCAATATTCAGCTTATATGCTACTCCTACTCATTGTATCCTGTTTCTTAGACTTCCAACTGACCCAATGACTTGCCAACATAAGCACACATACAAGTGACAGATGTTCTCGTATCCGGGCATGTGGCCCAATCAGCATCAGAGAAAGCATCTCTGTATCTGCAGCATAAAACAGTCCTTGGCCAGGATTAGATTTGAGATACCTCAGGATTTTGTGAGCCGTTTGCATATGAAAATCAGTTGGTGCCGATAGAAACTGACTAAGTCTGTTCACAGCAAACGTTATATATGGACGTGTAATAGTCAGATACAAGAGAAGTCCAATCAAAGCTCTATAGGAAGTTGGATTCTCCAATAAAGTACACATCGTCTGACTAAGATGAACAGAAGGATCCATAGGGATGGTACTTGCTTTGGAAGCCAACATTCCTGTATCGGCAAGAATGTCCAGTGCATACTTGCGTTGGAAGAGAGAAATACCAGAGGAGTTACGTGCAATCTCAATGCCAAGAAAGAACTTCGGAGTGCCTAAGTTCTTGACCTTGAATTCCCGACTCAATAAACCTTTCAACTCAACAATAACATCATTGCTACTACTCGCAACCAAGATGTCATCAACGTACACAAGAAGAGCAATGAAGCACTGACTCGTATGTTTGACAAACAACGTAGTGTCTGAAAGAGTTTAAGGGTATCTATTTGCAAGAAGTACAGCAGAAAAACACAAGTACCATTGTCTACTGGCCTGTTTAAGACCGTAGATAACTTTTTGCAAACGGCAAACTGGATTAGGCGGTAAGACGACGCCAGGAGCCGGTGTGTATCCCAATGGGAGGCTTATATATTTCTTCATCGAGAGTACTGTGGAGAAAGGCGTGTGAGACGTCCATCTGCGCAAGATTCCAGCCAAAAGCTGCTGCCAAAGCAAGAAGAAGCTTCACAATAAAGAGTTTAACAACAGGAAAAAATGTGTCAGAGAAGTCAATACCCTTCTGTTGGGTAAACCCCTGAACAACCAAACGTGCCTTATATCGAGCAATGGTACCATTAGCATTATACTTAATAGTATAAACCCATTTGCAGCCTACAACATTTTTACCAGGCGACAAAGATTCCACAGTCCTAAGTACGGTTTGCTTCCATCGCAGCCAACTCTTCATTCATTGCCAATCGCCAAACAAAAGATGTGATGGCTTGCTTAAAGGTTTTGGGTTATGTTTCAATGGTAATGGAAATGATGTAGTTTTTATATGGAATATTGAGATTGGAAtatgaaacagaagaagaaattGGATAAAGAGGAGTAACTGCTTGTTTAAGAGAAGGAGTTTTAGGAATTATTTGGTAAGGGAGTGGAAATTTGACCAAGAGAACAATGATAGTAAGACAAGTAGTTTGGTGCCTTAGAATGGTGTTGCGGTCTTTCACTGGGAAGTGAAGTCGCTAGAATGGTGTTACCGCAACATCCCAaactttttgtatatttttttcttaagtatACATGTCtgtttttactttattttgacCAACATTAAATTTCAAGTATTATgagtttaattattaataatattaatttgttaaaatttagtCTTCAATTCACTCAGTATAAGAACAAGGACTATTAAGTTTTTGCATGCAAAGcctttagtaaaaaaaacaaattgcatGCAAGTCAATTTAACGAAAGGACCACAAAGAAATTAGGTTTTGTCTTGTTCtttctatataatttaattaattaataattggAATTTTATGGGCCCAACCACTCAACAATGATGTCCCTCTTTTGGGCGTATTCTCATTGCTGGCTTCTTCCGTATAGGTCaacattattttattgttattatatttatatttgatcgtATCTTCCACAAGTTGATTGATGAATAAACCACACACAAACTAACACCGCAACAACCATTCTTATACTAATATACAATTTATACATCATAATTAATCTCAAACAATTgtttatcattaaaattttgtaaacgATTCTCACCGTTCCTTTCTTTTTGTTGCCAATATTCGCTTCAATTATTTGATTTGATGCTTGGAGCACTAATATATATTCACCTTGCAAAACATCCACTAAAAGAAAGGACACAAGAATAATGAAAACCCAatttgaacattaaaattatttcaacATGTTAATAAGCACCAAATACAAAACACAATaacaatagaaaaaaaaacaagagcgTTATTCCATTTTCGCCATCTTGACGATCAAGAACTAGCTCTCTCTCATAAACCCCCTTCACCCAAAATTTTCATGTTGTTTCTCTTCCACCATATCACATATATCATTTATATGGACAtacatgtcatatttttatatatgctAATTTATTTCTCTCGCATATTATTAATGCCtagttactattttatttaccCCTTCCccccatatatatatactcagtAGAAGAACTCCAGCTAAGTCACTAGAACTCCGGCGGAGAAAATTTGACCGGCGGTGTAAGGAGAGGTTGAAAACTTCGATCTACATCTCTCTTTCCTTTCAACACTTGCTATATGACTCGATCGACACTCTGTGCTGCAAAAAGCTTTTTCTCCTCTgcattaaacaaaataaaaaataaatcaatgaaTGCAAAAATggcgttacaaaaaaaatatggcGAAACCAAATACTTATATTTACTTCCAAGTTATTTATACCTGTAAATAAATATGTCCTGGCCGTGAAGTTTCTTCCTGCATAAGTAACACGAGTTGAGGAAACCCAAACCCTGAAACTCCGGAGTATTCTTTGGAGATTCCGTACCGACATCGACCACGAAAAGTCTCTCACGACGTTCTTCGTTAACCTTAGTTGCGAAACACTCGAGACCATCTTTGTCATAAACCCTTGTGCTACAAGTTCCACTAGGACCATGGTGAGACGTTACCAGCGTATAGTCCTCCTCGTCCATTATGAACATCTCCTCATCTTCCTCGTCCGAGCTTCCGACATGGCTCATGAACTGAACCGGTTCAGACCGGCCGGATTGGTTCGGTTCATTTCTAGAAACGCTCGTGATCCGGCGAGTGGTTGAGTTCTCGAGTGCGGCTACAATCCCTAGACCAACGGACCCACCAAGATTGTCATCGTAGAATCTCTTTGAACTGTTTCTTTGAGATATCTGAGGGAGAATCTTGAAATCCAGTGGGCTTCTAGGGCTCGTCATCAAGACGTCCAAGAACGGAGCCGCTGCGGCTGCAGATCGGTTCACGCCAACGAGGAGCTCAGATATTTTTCCTATCATGGGATGAGTTCTTTTGCTAAGCATGATCTTGATCGAGGGAAGGGCTTTGATCAAATCAAGCGAACAAACTAAGAAGTAACAAAAAGATgatgagagaagaagaagaagattggtgGTGTTTGTGAAACCTCCACAAAGAAGAGATGGGAGAGATATGTGTTATTTATGGTGGAGTTGGTGGGAGGGTTGAGAAACTTTACACTACTTTTATTTATtgcaatatttacaataaatcACGTGAACTATTCTTATTTTGCGAATAATATCCTTACTGTTTATTTTCGAAAACAAAACTACCATATAATATCTAATGACGTAACATACCACGAAACCTGTGAAGCTAATCGAAGGAAAACCAGAAGTGATAAATAAACATAGGATATATAGGAATTAATAAACTGTTTTAATTAGTGTATTATTCTTGCATGTAGTATACTATAAGTATATGATTAAGTGCCAATTATAGTTCTGAGTGTAGTCAATATACTAAGGCTTCTAAATCGTCGACGCAAGTATAATTTCgtataagttacaaaaaaaaaaaagtataatttcGTTTGGCTTTTCATACATATAATAGTGTGTGTGACACGGTGTTAAACTGATCATACGTTacattcattttaaataaaataaataatgtcaTATTCTAAGAGAATTggtattttatttgtttggtCAGTTTTCATACAAATaatatctctctcttcttttgtcTAAAAATAATATCTCTTATCATAAAAATATCTTATGGTCAATTGGTCATTACATcatcataattattttattatatttggtcaaattaataacatataacaccttatatatattttgaatgttacaataacataaattaaaatcgcAATCAGGATTAGTAGATGTAACAAAAATAGATACAATATATTGGACTAATTtgtaataaaatctataattttatgGTAAAAcgtttaaaataacaaaactgttggtttagaaatatatacagcgttataaaaattagtttcaAATGTATACAATCACAAATATCATACAGCTACGAAGATAACGTTTGTGAGTTATGTCTAAACCGAACGCAACCTTCTGTATTTGCCCAGACTATAACATAATAGCGACACATGCATGGTTTATTTGTTACGcaataataaatgaattatagTGTGGAGTGTTTATATGTGTACGCTGACATgacataaaccctaaacaattCTTACAATAATGGGCTTTAGATCTGGACGGATTCCTTTTCCTGTAAGAAAATCAACAAAAAGATCATGATTACTACGGAGTTCTTAGGGTGTATTTAAGAGTCTACTcttagttttttgtttaaaattaaaagacaCGTATATTATGCTAAAAATTATATCATGCGAATTTAAGAGTTggttcttaatttttcttattttagatTAAGAAACTAACGCTAAGAATCCCGGAACTCCGCAATAATTATGGTCTATATTGATCTAGGAACcgattgtaaataaataaaacactgACATGAGTAATTATAGCAGAGAGATATTAAAACGAATAATGAAGATGAGGTGCCAATGAGAGAATGGTCCACACTGGGACACAAACCATTCTTTCTTTActtcaaaaaacaaaacaaacacaaacacacaaaaagtcGATATCAACAATGTCGCAAAACGGATCCCATAGTCTAATTAAAAAGATGATTCGTTGCGCACTTTCATGAGATGTGAATGCGTGGCATTCATCAACAGCTTCGTTGTACCATCCACTATTATTTGCTGACTCGGATTTCTATTTTACGTTActattttatcttcttctttttttggactggatattttatctttttttttttcttttcttgagatGTTTCACATTCCCCTACTTAGACcctgtatatgttttttttttgtcactgagaCCCTGTATATGTATTTCTTGaattttagtaatataaaaatgCATACATACATCAAATGTGTAATATATAACATTTGTATTAAACTTAATCGTAGCAAATGAGCACAATATTATTATAAGAAAACTAAAGCCCACTCTAATCCCCATAGACCATAGTTTTAAACCATAGAAATGAAAAGGAAAGCCAATTGGTCCCACTATGGTGAAGAGGAGGTGAAGAATCTCTAGGAAGTACGAAGACACAACGACCACTCGGACGACCAGTTACTTGACTAACAACGATCAAAAGAGAGAAATCACAGTTTTGTTATTTCTAAACCAAcagttttgttattttaaacgATATGACTTGTAATTGtcttgtaataaaatatatcctCGATTAGAGCGCTTATATCGAGGATATATCACTAAACTTATCAAAATACACTAAAAATTATGGAAGAATTGCTAAAAACAACCTAAATATTGAAGTCAAATGCATTAGTGTACCCCAATTTCAGTCAAATGCAGAACCAACCTAAATAGAAGATGAAAATACTATTTAGTccttatgaacaaacaaaaaaacggaggAGTATTTACGTTTCTATCCTTTTGGAAGTCTACATGTAGAAGAAGGAAGTCTACATACTTTTAGACCTCCAGCGAAGTCTAATTTGTAGACTTGATATGTAGTCTAcaccaaaattttatctaatattttgttttaaaattgtttaaaaataattattgtgatAGATTTTAACTAATCATCAATATAATGGATAGTatgaagtaaatatattaaaattttatataactgaacAATTTTAAAGAACATAT contains these protein-coding regions:
- the LOC108843460 gene encoding FCS-Like Zinc finger 14, translated to MLSKRTHPMIGKISELLVGVNRSAAAAAPFLDVLMTSPRSPLDFKILPQISQRNSSKRFYDDNLGGSVGLGIVAALENSTTRRITSVSRNEPNQSGRSEPVQFMSHVGSSDEEDEEMFIMDEEDYTLVTSHHGPSGTCSTRVYDKDGLECFATKVNEERRERLFVVDVGTESPKNTPEFQGLGFLNSCYLCRKKLHGQDIFIYRGEKAFCSTECRSSHIASVERKERCRSKFSTSPYTAGQIFSAGVLVT
- the LOC108841586 gene encoding pollen receptor-like kinase 6; protein product: MAAVLIPSFILLLLLMCFLISPSLQHVSESEPLVRFKNSVKITKGDLNSWRIGTDPCSGKWFGIYCHKGLTVSGIHVTHLGLSGPIKIDDLKALPNLKTIRLDNNLLSGPLPNFSVLRGLKSLMLSNNSFSGEIPQDFFKDLTRLKRLFLDHNKFVGNIPSSLMQLPNIEEIHLQDNQFTGEIPPLTDKNKNLKILDLSNNLLEGEVPESISNRKTLTARLKGNEYLCGRLLDIECEAIDVTTTGPIGPLPPTVSPATNPISSTVFAILLVLTFLLTFFIVVGIIKKRNKKKSDQFRMLDKERLSDLDALQVKVHQSTTVNRSTESSGNLGGNMDGGSTKKGGEVGGGMSDIVMVNNEKGSFGLPHLMKAAAEVLGNGSLGSAYMAVMANGLSVVVKRIRDMNKLAPEPFDVEMRRLGKLRHPNVLTPLAYHYRREEKLVVSEYMPNSSLLYVLHGDSGEYHSELTWETRLKIIKGVAQGMQYLHQEFASYELPHGNLKSSNVLLNETYKPVISDYAFLPFLEPNNASQTLFAYKTPEFAQNQQVSHKSDVYCLGIIILEILTGKFPSQYGKGGTDIVQWVQSSMAERKEEELIDPEIVKGTDSMQQMLELLRVGAACIARNPDERLDMREIVRRIEQVKT